The Ruania alba genome window below encodes:
- a CDS encoding ABC transporter ATP-binding protein has protein sequence MAATDDREFDEIDHEADDLDVEDSGAPAPPQAPPPAPGTPAVIADDVHVKYRVFGGRQSTAGEMGRLRRLVNRSRAHVGAVTEVHAVRGVSFVARHGESVGLIGMNGAGKSTLLRAVAGLMPISEGRVFVDGTTALLGVNAALVPALTGARNVMIGGLALGLTPDQVRERFDDIVEFAGIGDFINLPMKAYSSGMAARLRFAISTAAIPDILMIDEALATGDAAFRNRSRAKIEEIREHAGTVFLVSHSTQSIERMCDRAIWLDQGRMLADGPAREVVAEYRKALQKKS, from the coding sequence ATGGCCGCGACTGATGACCGCGAGTTCGACGAGATCGACCACGAGGCCGACGACCTCGATGTCGAGGACTCGGGTGCGCCGGCCCCGCCACAGGCGCCTCCCCCGGCGCCTGGCACCCCCGCGGTGATCGCCGACGACGTGCACGTGAAGTACCGCGTGTTCGGTGGGCGACAGAGCACCGCGGGCGAGATGGGCCGCCTGCGGCGCCTGGTGAACAGATCTCGTGCGCACGTGGGGGCCGTCACCGAGGTGCACGCCGTGCGTGGCGTCTCGTTCGTGGCCAGGCACGGCGAGTCGGTGGGCCTGATCGGGATGAACGGAGCAGGAAAAAGTACCCTGCTGCGGGCTGTCGCCGGGCTGATGCCCATCAGCGAAGGACGCGTCTTCGTCGACGGCACCACGGCACTGTTGGGCGTGAACGCGGCCTTGGTTCCCGCGCTGACCGGAGCGCGGAACGTGATGATCGGTGGCCTAGCGCTCGGGCTCACGCCGGACCAGGTGCGTGAGCGCTTCGATGACATCGTCGAGTTCGCCGGTATCGGGGACTTCATCAACCTGCCGATGAAGGCCTACAGCTCGGGAATGGCTGCACGGCTCCGGTTCGCGATCTCCACGGCCGCCATCCCGGACATCCTGATGATCGACGAGGCGCTCGCGACCGGTGACGCCGCGTTCCGGAACCGAAGCCGAGCCAAAATCGAGGAGATCCGGGAGCATGCCGGCACGGTCTTCCTGGTGAGTCACTCCACGCAGTCGATCGAGCGCATGTGTGACCGCGCGATCTGGCTGGACCAGGGCCGCATGCTTGCGGACGGCCCTGCCCGTGAGGTCGTCGCCGAGTACCGGAAAGCACTGCAGAAGAAGTCGTGA
- a CDS encoding ATP-grasp fold amidoligase family protein: protein MRGLKAWARTSIPVLTWRDDKLRAQQNMIRALRAETAQLRSRLAEHAQPHSREGSAQQQAQQRPRAAGPSAEDAPSFRRHLLLLRQECDMAVRRDPKAWTPLMKIPRKLRNYQLAASHGIDTPTVYQVWETLAEVRLDDLPDEFVFKSDGGAGGHGVFIMTRVGSDQYLIDGATEPMSRAEFVAMASEKPTRSFRPPFFAEGVIEVHGQTGRIPEDVKIYASYGRILLVMLRHIDHPTALDTCRYRFLDAGGDEILEPGGAFTVDQSIAVPTQLEEMLDAARHLSRAVGLGFSRVDLYDALGGPVLGEITRAPGGPQRFHPALDRAMGTTWLQGDHDLAKDLARGRPYGVLHGPHHAPNRYPSGHVSRAADPRSWLVRTAPCEQWCRPGSGRT from the coding sequence ATGCGAGGGCTGAAGGCATGGGCGCGGACGTCGATCCCAGTGTTGACCTGGCGCGACGACAAGCTCCGAGCACAACAGAACATGATCCGGGCGCTGCGGGCCGAGACGGCTCAGTTGCGCTCGAGGCTCGCTGAACATGCCCAGCCCCATAGCCGCGAGGGCAGCGCGCAGCAGCAGGCTCAGCAGCGCCCCCGAGCTGCCGGCCCTTCCGCGGAGGACGCGCCCTCGTTCCGTCGCCACCTGCTCCTGCTCCGGCAGGAGTGCGACATGGCCGTCCGGCGCGACCCGAAGGCGTGGACACCACTGATGAAGATCCCGCGAAAACTCCGCAATTACCAGCTCGCCGCGTCCCACGGCATCGACACTCCGACGGTCTATCAGGTGTGGGAGACACTAGCGGAAGTCCGCCTGGACGATCTCCCGGACGAGTTCGTGTTCAAGTCCGACGGTGGCGCCGGGGGGCACGGGGTGTTCATCATGACCCGGGTCGGCTCCGACCAATACCTGATCGACGGCGCCACCGAGCCGATGTCGAGGGCCGAGTTCGTCGCCATGGCGTCCGAGAAACCGACCCGCTCATTCCGGCCCCCGTTCTTCGCCGAAGGTGTGATCGAGGTCCACGGCCAGACCGGCCGGATCCCCGAGGATGTGAAGATCTATGCCAGTTACGGTCGCATCCTGCTCGTCATGCTGCGCCACATCGACCACCCCACGGCACTCGACACTTGCCGCTACCGGTTCCTCGACGCCGGTGGTGACGAGATCCTCGAACCGGGCGGTGCGTTCACGGTCGACCAGAGCATCGCCGTCCCCACCCAGCTCGAGGAGATGCTCGACGCCGCTCGGCACCTTTCCCGCGCAGTCGGGTTGGGCTTCTCCCGCGTCGACCTCTACGACGCCCTTGGCGGACCTGTGCTGGGAGAAATCACCCGGGCACCGGGTGGCCCGCAACGGTTCCATCCCGCGCTGGACCGCGCGATGGGGACGACCTGGCTGCAGGGCGACCACGACCTCGCCAAGGACCTGGCCCGGGGCCGGCCCTACGGAGTGCTGCACGGACCGCACCACGCGCCGAACAGGTACCCGTCCGGTCACGTCTCACGTGCGGCGGACCCTCGGTCGTGGTTAGTGCGCACCGCACCCTGTGAGCAGTGGTGTCGCCCTGGGAGTGGCAGGACCTGA
- a CDS encoding glycosyltransferase, with the protein MASGRPVVILMTSNGVGMGHLSRQVTTALSGPHHFDTVMFSLSRALPRVMRASEHGGLPGAAERDLRFEYGPSWESGWLPAGWRAPVRRRWRSYRWDPYLRDRLVALATETGAQALVFDGVAPYPGLVQARAELPGTKFAWVRRGLWRPSAPAERLDASRHFDLTLEPGDVAAHADRGPTRGRSDAVRIPGAVSLTDVLPALSRHEAREVLGLPQDRPVLLLAPGSGALGSVDATAAAVLETVAAAGDDWVIAVTRQSIARHTVAGDGDRVVALEDIYPLARYLAAFDGAVSAAGYNGVHELLTAEVPTLLVPSTSHATDDQEARAAGAAARGMALEVRTTLSEAVRDLLDERTRDRLRRQMSALEPATGGRAIAERVTALAADGAAPTGPPHHAKPGPAFPDLRTRAQPGSASELLFTDELDPGTLRGHRPVEHLLRGASPQYRAVRESIAPWLYRVR; encoded by the coding sequence ATGGCGAGCGGACGTCCCGTAGTGATCCTGATGACCAGCAACGGTGTCGGGATGGGGCACCTCTCCCGCCAGGTGACCACCGCGCTGAGCGGTCCGCACCATTTCGACACCGTCATGTTCTCCCTCTCGCGAGCTCTCCCCAGGGTGATGCGGGCCTCCGAGCACGGCGGGCTCCCCGGGGCTGCAGAGCGGGATCTGCGGTTCGAGTACGGGCCCAGCTGGGAGTCCGGCTGGCTCCCGGCGGGCTGGCGGGCGCCGGTCCGCCGACGGTGGCGGTCCTACCGCTGGGACCCGTACCTGCGCGATCGGCTGGTGGCGCTGGCGACCGAGACCGGTGCTCAGGCTCTGGTGTTCGACGGTGTGGCCCCGTACCCAGGGCTGGTCCAGGCGCGCGCCGAGCTCCCGGGGACGAAGTTCGCATGGGTCCGGCGCGGCTTGTGGCGTCCGAGCGCGCCCGCCGAGCGCCTGGACGCCTCCCGGCATTTCGACCTCACCCTGGAACCGGGCGACGTCGCCGCCCACGCCGACCGCGGCCCCACCCGAGGTCGTTCCGACGCCGTCCGGATCCCGGGCGCGGTCAGCCTCACCGACGTGCTCCCCGCGTTGTCCCGGCACGAGGCCCGGGAGGTGCTCGGGCTGCCTCAGGACCGGCCGGTGCTCCTGCTCGCACCCGGGTCAGGGGCGCTCGGGTCCGTCGATGCCACCGCCGCGGCCGTGCTGGAGACGGTGGCGGCCGCCGGAGACGACTGGGTGATCGCCGTGACCCGGCAGTCGATCGCCCGGCACACCGTGGCCGGAGACGGTGACCGTGTGGTCGCCCTGGAGGACATCTACCCGTTGGCTCGCTACCTCGCCGCCTTCGACGGCGCGGTCAGCGCTGCCGGCTACAACGGCGTGCACGAACTACTGACTGCCGAGGTGCCGACGCTGCTGGTGCCGAGCACCTCTCACGCCACTGACGACCAGGAGGCTCGGGCCGCGGGCGCTGCTGCCCGTGGGATGGCGCTAGAGGTGCGCACCACGCTGTCCGAGGCGGTGCGTGACCTCCTCGATGAACGGACGCGCGACCGCCTGCGGCGGCAGATGAGCGCGTTGGAACCCGCCACCGGTGGTCGCGCGATCGCCGAGCGGGTGACCGCCTTGGCAGCTGATGGGGCGGCCCCGACCGGGCCGCCCCATCACGCTAAACCCGGCCCGGCGTTTCCAGACCTGCGCACCCGTGCCCAGCCCGGTTCGGCCAGCGAACTGCTCTTCACCGACGAGCTCGATCCTGGCACCTTGCGCGGCCACCGCCCGGTCGAGCATCTGCTGCGCGGCGCCTCACCGCAGTACCGAGCCGTCCGCGAGTCCATCGCCCCGTGGCTGTACCGCGTGCGCTGA
- a CDS encoding nucleotide sugar dehydrogenase yields MSVDVVVLGLGYVGLPLAQEAARQGLAVVGFDISAPVVEGLNLGRSHIDDLSDEDITEMLSAGFRATTDEAVIDEADVVVVCVPTPLAQDGAPDLGAVTGAVGTIARHVHPGLLVVLESTTWPGTTEEIVQPVLEDGGLQVGTDVHLAFSPERIDPGNAIYGIKNTPKVVGGVSPACTEKATAFYSRFIDTVVPAKGTREAETSKLLENTYRHINIALVNEMARFCHELGIDLWNVIDMAKTKPFGFQAFYPGPGVGGHCIPIDPNYLSYTVRTRLGYPFRFVELAQEVNSGMPAYVTRRAQDLLNEDAKALRGANVLLLGVTYKANIADQRESPAVPLAEHLISGGAEVSFHDPNVHTWHLGHGPATSQSLERVPDLDDAVQAADLVILVQNHASYDLDTLTSAAQRFFDTRGVTTQPEVHRL; encoded by the coding sequence GTGTCAGTAGATGTCGTCGTTCTGGGTCTCGGCTATGTCGGCCTTCCCCTCGCTCAAGAGGCAGCACGCCAAGGCCTGGCAGTCGTCGGGTTCGACATCAGCGCTCCGGTGGTGGAGGGCCTGAACCTCGGCCGTTCCCACATCGATGATCTGAGCGACGAGGACATCACGGAGATGCTGTCTGCCGGCTTCCGGGCGACCACCGACGAAGCCGTGATCGACGAGGCAGACGTCGTCGTCGTCTGTGTTCCCACCCCGCTTGCCCAGGACGGCGCTCCGGACCTGGGCGCCGTCACCGGGGCCGTCGGGACGATTGCGCGGCACGTGCACCCGGGCCTGCTGGTCGTGCTGGAGTCCACCACCTGGCCCGGCACCACCGAAGAGATCGTGCAGCCAGTGCTGGAAGACGGCGGTCTCCAGGTCGGCACGGACGTTCACCTGGCCTTCTCCCCCGAGCGGATCGACCCCGGCAACGCCATCTATGGCATCAAGAACACGCCGAAGGTGGTCGGCGGCGTCTCCCCTGCGTGCACGGAGAAGGCCACCGCCTTCTACTCACGCTTCATCGACACAGTCGTTCCCGCCAAGGGAACTCGTGAGGCCGAGACGTCCAAGCTCCTGGAGAACACGTACCGGCACATCAACATCGCGCTGGTGAACGAGATGGCCAGGTTCTGCCACGAGCTCGGGATCGATCTGTGGAACGTGATCGACATGGCGAAGACCAAACCATTCGGCTTCCAAGCCTTCTACCCGGGGCCGGGTGTGGGTGGGCATTGCATTCCGATCGACCCGAACTACCTCAGCTACACGGTGCGCACCCGCCTCGGCTATCCGTTCCGGTTCGTCGAGCTCGCACAGGAAGTGAACTCCGGGATGCCGGCCTACGTGACCCGCCGCGCGCAGGACCTGCTCAACGAGGATGCCAAGGCCCTCCGAGGTGCGAACGTGCTGCTGCTGGGTGTCACGTACAAGGCGAACATCGCCGACCAGCGTGAGTCCCCTGCTGTGCCACTTGCCGAGCACCTGATCTCCGGCGGGGCCGAGGTCTCGTTCCACGACCCGAACGTGCACACCTGGCATCTCGGGCACGGCCCCGCCACTTCCCAGTCCCTGGAGCGAGTGCCGGACCTGGACGACGCAGTCCAGGCAGCGGACCTGGTGATCCTGGTGCAGAATCACGCCAGCTACGACTTGGACACGCTCACCTCCGCCGCCCAACGGTTCTTCGACACCCGGGGAGTCACCACGCAGCCGGAGGTGCACCGGCTGTGA
- a CDS encoding glycosyltransferase, whose protein sequence is MDIRSDNPVGRVPDSGMMRRGTVELGARCRIGRRSLAWAGASDRALSGLDSLHALEVTGSPPAESSAAAAQLLHRAAARGTYVHGLSDDAVRAALDPALAAHIPAGRDEGTVGELAWDIRAVEQRRAAIRPLLGRLPSMSAVLPSRRPELVAQMVAQVAAMHYDELEIVVALHGCPPPPGLTEAAAGRPLVVLEFDADTIFGEVLNHACAAASGELICKVDDDDYFAPEHLWDLAAAHCYSGATLVGKMTTVVHLEALDTTVRRVYGARESFTHRVAGSTMTIAAADLRAVGGWSPVPRAVDTALLRSVAEHQGTVYQPHDIGYIYVRRSDPNAHTWPAQTVHFLRNVREQWIGLLHHPAFGTASVLDSPDP, encoded by the coding sequence ATGGATATCCGGAGCGACAACCCGGTCGGCCGGGTTCCCGACTCCGGAATGATGCGTCGAGGAACCGTCGAACTCGGTGCGCGATGTCGGATCGGACGGCGTTCCTTGGCCTGGGCCGGAGCGTCGGACCGCGCCTTGAGCGGACTCGATTCGCTGCACGCTCTCGAGGTGACCGGATCGCCCCCCGCCGAGAGCAGCGCCGCCGCCGCCCAACTGCTGCACCGGGCCGCTGCTCGAGGGACGTACGTGCATGGACTCAGCGACGACGCCGTACGCGCAGCACTCGACCCGGCCCTGGCGGCGCACATCCCGGCTGGGCGGGACGAAGGGACCGTCGGTGAGTTGGCCTGGGACATCCGCGCTGTCGAGCAGCGACGCGCGGCCATTCGTCCACTACTCGGGCGCCTACCGTCGATGAGCGCCGTCCTGCCGAGCCGCCGCCCAGAGTTGGTGGCACAGATGGTCGCTCAGGTTGCGGCGATGCACTACGACGAATTGGAGATCGTGGTGGCGCTGCACGGCTGCCCACCACCGCCCGGGCTCACCGAGGCCGCCGCCGGCCGCCCACTCGTCGTGCTGGAGTTCGATGCGGACACCATCTTCGGCGAGGTGCTCAACCACGCCTGCGCCGCCGCCTCCGGCGAACTGATCTGCAAGGTCGACGACGACGACTACTTTGCTCCCGAGCACCTGTGGGACCTCGCGGCCGCCCACTGCTACTCCGGCGCGACCTTGGTGGGCAAGATGACCACGGTCGTCCACCTCGAGGCACTGGACACGACGGTGCGCCGTGTCTACGGTGCCCGCGAATCCTTCACACACCGGGTGGCTGGCAGCACCATGACCATAGCCGCCGCGGATCTGCGCGCAGTTGGCGGCTGGTCGCCGGTACCCCGAGCGGTCGACACCGCTCTCCTGCGGTCGGTCGCCGAGCACCAGGGCACGGTGTATCAACCGCACGACATCGGCTATATCTACGTTCGTCGAAGCGATCCGAACGCGCACACCTGGCCCGCGCAGACGGTGCATTTTCTGCGCAACGTGCGCGAGCAGTGGATCGGGCTTCTCCACCATCCAGCGTTCGGCACTGCTTCTGTCCTCGACTCACCGGATCCGTGA
- a CDS encoding ABC transporter permease — MTTNNSPGESTTIEPEDEHLGQTLKVASEHRRSLRIGRARRGGLQVSVLVVFLAAWWAVAAMQVVNPLYLPSPGAVWDAFVQSNSCRAVSETRTICGEQNYYMWEHLLASLQRIAVGVGIAVLLGPLAGFLMATVRWLNTALEPYLNFLRSLPPLGYIGLLIVWFGIGDTSKNWLLFLAAFPPIVIATINGVRGVRQDSVHAALSMGANRWQVGTSVILPSALPEVIAGIRIATGFAWTCVVAAELNAGIPGIGGLAYTSGQQLQTALTIACIIVIGLAAVALDALIKYLGNLAVPWHGKA; from the coding sequence GTGACGACTAACAACAGCCCCGGTGAATCCACCACGATCGAGCCGGAGGACGAGCACCTGGGGCAGACGCTCAAGGTAGCCTCGGAGCACCGCCGTTCCCTCCGGATCGGCCGGGCCCGCAGGGGCGGGTTGCAGGTGAGCGTGCTCGTGGTGTTCCTGGCCGCCTGGTGGGCCGTCGCGGCCATGCAAGTGGTCAACCCGCTCTACCTGCCGTCCCCGGGTGCGGTGTGGGACGCGTTCGTGCAATCCAACTCCTGCCGCGCCGTGAGCGAGACCCGCACCATCTGCGGTGAGCAGAACTACTACATGTGGGAGCACCTCCTCGCCTCCCTGCAGCGTATTGCGGTCGGGGTGGGAATCGCCGTCCTGCTCGGGCCGTTGGCTGGGTTCCTGATGGCGACGGTGAGGTGGCTGAACACCGCGCTGGAACCGTACCTGAACTTTTTGCGCTCGCTGCCGCCGCTCGGATACATCGGCCTGTTGATCGTCTGGTTCGGTATCGGGGACACCTCGAAGAACTGGCTGCTCTTCCTGGCCGCCTTCCCGCCGATCGTGATCGCCACGATCAATGGGGTGCGCGGGGTGCGCCAGGACAGCGTGCACGCCGCACTGTCCATGGGCGCCAACCGCTGGCAGGTGGGCACCTCAGTGATCCTGCCGTCCGCGCTGCCCGAGGTGATCGCGGGTATCAGGATCGCCACTGGCTTTGCCTGGACGTGTGTGGTCGCGGCGGAACTGAACGCAGGGATCCCCGGTATCGGCGGTCTCGCCTACACCTCCGGTCAGCAGCTGCAGACGGCACTGACCATCGCCTGCATCATCGTCATCGGTCTCGCGGCCGTTGCGCTCGATGCGTTGATCAAGTATCTCGGCAACCTGGCCGTGCCATGGCACGGGAAAGCCTGA
- a CDS encoding CDP-glycerol glycerophosphotransferase family protein — MRLRPVCEFIDHSAGRLLVHVHLRGSDESPESSFRLRLRSRTGYVAATVEAPVAERVNTVGRRSFAALAFAVPIERVPDGGFRLEVARTGSTTWVPVGTSPGLLASSRLMTVGARRMQVFPAAGRSATWVRFSSWTRWARVVWAFRNVLRDLAFILYLRRFWWVRPVRALTRPFVPRGEIWLIGERAETARDNGRALFAYLRQNRPAAPIYYTIDKDSPMVGAVASLGHVVWRSSLRHRILMLHASVLANAYSIKHMLPSRWRPGAYMNQCAWRVGAKRVYLKHGVHLSPDALKRANGGYDLLLSVGPAETAAMSATSGYRGRHLRETGLARYDNLRPERPSRTVLFMPTWRRYLVPTLFGSASDAQVAYPGSTYQEFVDGFLGDPRLAHVLQAYDLRLAVVPHYNLASLLRPEQLASQRIEILDGASADIPGLLRSSAMLLTDYSSVQFDVAYVGAPVVYAQFDREEYAAGHGGTGWFDTVRDGFGPQVTTVLGAIEAIERYAVADFEREEKYAERVARIFAYQDRENCARIAAAIDAID; from the coding sequence ATGCGGCTCCGTCCAGTGTGCGAGTTCATCGACCATTCCGCGGGTCGACTGCTCGTGCACGTCCACCTGCGTGGGAGCGACGAGTCGCCAGAGAGCAGCTTTCGGCTACGCCTGCGGTCGCGCACGGGGTACGTGGCGGCGACAGTGGAGGCCCCAGTTGCCGAGCGAGTGAACACGGTGGGACGGCGGTCGTTCGCTGCGCTCGCGTTCGCTGTTCCAATCGAGCGGGTCCCCGACGGCGGCTTCAGGCTCGAGGTGGCCCGCACCGGGAGCACGACATGGGTACCGGTGGGCACCAGCCCGGGGCTGCTGGCGAGTTCGCGCCTGATGACTGTGGGAGCCAGACGAATGCAGGTATTCCCGGCCGCCGGGCGTTCTGCTACCTGGGTGAGGTTCTCCTCCTGGACACGCTGGGCCCGGGTGGTCTGGGCGTTCCGCAACGTGCTGCGGGACCTCGCGTTCATCCTGTATCTGCGCCGTTTCTGGTGGGTGCGCCCGGTGCGTGCGCTCACTCGTCCGTTCGTGCCACGTGGGGAGATCTGGCTGATCGGTGAGCGCGCCGAGACTGCGCGGGACAATGGCCGCGCACTCTTCGCATACCTGCGCCAGAACAGACCTGCGGCTCCGATCTACTACACGATCGACAAGGACTCGCCGATGGTCGGGGCAGTCGCCTCACTGGGCCACGTGGTCTGGCGCTCCTCGCTGCGGCACCGGATCTTGATGTTGCATGCCTCCGTGCTGGCAAATGCCTACTCGATCAAGCACATGTTGCCGAGCCGATGGCGGCCCGGCGCCTACATGAACCAGTGCGCGTGGCGTGTCGGCGCAAAGCGGGTCTACCTCAAGCACGGCGTGCACCTGAGTCCGGACGCGCTCAAGCGCGCGAATGGTGGCTATGACCTTCTGCTGAGCGTGGGGCCGGCGGAAACTGCGGCGATGTCCGCGACCTCGGGGTATCGAGGCCGTCACCTGCGTGAGACGGGACTGGCGCGCTATGACAATCTCCGACCGGAGCGTCCGAGCCGAACCGTGCTGTTCATGCCCACTTGGCGGCGCTATCTGGTACCTACGCTCTTCGGCAGTGCCTCCGACGCACAGGTGGCATACCCGGGGTCCACGTACCAGGAGTTCGTCGACGGGTTTCTGGGGGATCCCCGACTTGCCCACGTACTGCAGGCGTACGACCTCCGCCTCGCCGTCGTGCCGCACTACAACCTGGCGTCCCTGCTGCGCCCCGAGCAACTCGCCAGCCAGCGGATCGAGATACTGGACGGTGCGAGCGCGGACATTCCTGGTCTGCTGCGCAGTTCCGCGATGTTGCTCACCGACTACTCGTCGGTGCAGTTCGACGTTGCCTACGTGGGCGCTCCGGTCGTCTACGCACAGTTCGACCGCGAGGAGTACGCGGCGGGGCACGGCGGCACTGGATGGTTCGACACGGTTCGGGACGGGTTCGGACCCCAGGTGACCACAGTGTTGGGGGCGATCGAGGCGATCGAACGCTACGCCGTCGCCGATTTCGAGCGTGAGGAGAAGTACGCGGAAAGGGTGGCCCGAATCTTCGCCTACCAGGACCGGGAGAATTGTGCACGGATCGCCGCGGCGATCGACGCGATCGACTGA
- a CDS encoding glycosyltransferase family protein, translated as MTAPSPAASSRPLRVLVVTVVHDPEDARIRHRQIPALLAAGMQVTYAAPFEAFGRTPPSGVRGIDVPRASGRRRLGAVVRARQVIRRAGAGADVVLVHDPDLLLSVTGLGPRVGRVVWDVHEDTGAAIGMREWIPDLLRRPLRALVRLTEQLAERRYTLLLAEHSYAERFRTTHPVVPNSNWVPATPPQPSGTERVVYLGNITIARGGREMITLARLVPELELVLIGTADATIQPELEAAQHRGELTWLGFVPNDDAVQLLDGALAGLALLHDQPNYSRSLPTKIAEYLAHGVPAVTTPNESSAALVRTSGGGVVVPFGDVLATAAALRELARDPERRRAMAISGYRYVAAEVNWHRDGAEFAKTIADVARR; from the coding sequence ATGACCGCACCGAGCCCAGCTGCCTCCTCCAGACCGCTGCGGGTGTTGGTGGTCACCGTGGTGCACGACCCCGAGGACGCCAGGATCCGGCACCGGCAGATCCCTGCACTGCTTGCCGCGGGGATGCAGGTGACCTACGCGGCCCCGTTCGAGGCCTTCGGGCGCACGCCGCCATCAGGGGTGCGTGGCATCGACGTTCCGCGCGCGAGCGGACGGCGCCGGCTCGGGGCGGTAGTCCGTGCCCGCCAGGTGATCCGCCGCGCCGGCGCGGGCGCGGACGTGGTGCTGGTGCACGACCCCGACCTGCTGCTCTCGGTGACCGGGCTGGGCCCCCGGGTCGGTCGGGTGGTGTGGGACGTGCACGAGGACACTGGCGCGGCGATCGGGATGCGCGAGTGGATCCCGGACCTGCTGCGCCGACCGTTGCGGGCGCTGGTGCGACTCACCGAACAGCTCGCCGAGCGGCGGTACACGCTACTCCTGGCCGAGCACAGCTACGCCGAGCGGTTCCGGACCACGCACCCGGTCGTCCCCAACTCGAACTGGGTGCCCGCTACGCCTCCACAACCGTCAGGTACCGAACGTGTGGTGTACCTCGGCAACATCACAATAGCTCGTGGTGGGCGCGAGATGATCACCCTTGCCCGACTCGTCCCCGAGCTGGAGCTGGTCCTGATCGGGACGGCGGACGCGACCATACAGCCCGAGTTGGAGGCCGCACAGCATCGTGGAGAGCTGACCTGGCTCGGCTTCGTCCCCAATGACGACGCCGTTCAGCTGCTCGATGGAGCGCTCGCAGGGCTGGCACTGCTGCACGACCAGCCGAACTACTCGCGCTCGCTGCCCACGAAGATCGCCGAGTACCTCGCGCACGGGGTACCCGCGGTCACGACACCGAATGAGAGTTCGGCCGCCCTCGTCCGCACGTCTGGCGGCGGCGTGGTGGTCCCGTTCGGCGATGTGCTCGCGACGGCGGCCGCCCTCCGAGAACTCGCCCGTGATCCGGAGCGACGGCGGGCCATGGCAATCTCCGGGTACCGGTACGTGGCGGCCGAGGTGAACTGGCACCGGGACGGTGCAGAGTTCGCCAAGACGATCGCGGACGTGGCACGGAGGTGA
- a CDS encoding ABC transporter permease: MSRRRPARQAPLSELAALAAEHGLRPIGGRPRLGEYMRQLWERRAFLWTMASSRTYGKNQNNYLGQVWAVLSPLTLAVVYFVVFNYLIPRATDGVENYPGFLTVGVFIFSAMAATITSGSTAITSNMQLVRALHFPRAILPVSVALAEAIALMPALGVMLVIVLITEQAISWSWLLLPVAVLMFFLFSAGVAMIAARLVVAARDLRNLIPVAIRLLRYVSGVFFLIGATPVPGTLQAVMEYQPVALYLTLVRSSVLTEFTPQLDQWLMGAGWAVGAAVIGFIVFWQAEDRYGRD; encoded by the coding sequence GTGAGCCGGCGCAGGCCAGCACGGCAGGCACCGCTCTCGGAGCTGGCCGCCCTGGCCGCCGAGCACGGTCTGCGACCGATCGGTGGCCGGCCGCGGCTGGGCGAGTACATGCGCCAGTTGTGGGAACGCCGGGCGTTCCTGTGGACGATGGCGAGTTCACGCACCTACGGGAAGAACCAGAACAACTACCTCGGTCAGGTGTGGGCGGTGCTCAGCCCGCTCACACTCGCGGTCGTCTACTTCGTCGTGTTCAACTACTTGATCCCGCGCGCCACCGACGGTGTGGAGAACTATCCTGGATTCCTGACGGTGGGAGTCTTCATCTTCTCGGCCATGGCGGCCACCATCACGTCCGGATCCACGGCAATCACCAGCAACATGCAACTTGTTCGGGCGCTGCACTTCCCCCGCGCGATCCTGCCGGTCTCTGTCGCACTGGCCGAAGCCATAGCGTTGATGCCCGCCTTGGGCGTCATGCTGGTGATCGTGCTGATTACCGAACAAGCGATCAGTTGGTCCTGGCTCCTTCTCCCGGTCGCGGTACTGATGTTCTTCCTGTTCTCAGCCGGGGTCGCGATGATCGCCGCGCGCCTCGTGGTCGCAGCCCGGGATCTCCGCAACCTAATCCCCGTGGCCATCAGGCTGCTACGTTACGTCTCCGGTGTGTTCTTCCTCATTGGTGCCACGCCGGTTCCGGGCACGCTCCAAGCCGTCATGGAATACCAGCCGGTCGCTCTCTATCTCACACTGGTCCGGTCGAGTGTGCTCACGGAGTTCACACCACAGCTCGACCAGTGGCTGATGGGCGCCGGATGGGCGGTCGGCGCAGCAGTCATCGGCTTCATCGTCTTCTGGCAGGCGGAGGATCGCTATGGCCGCGACTGA